ATTATTATCATTTTTAATTACTTCTAAAGTTTCTGCATTTGCTCTATTGTTTAAGAAACGAGAATTGGAAACAGTTTTAGTTGCTGATGTACCGTAGAAATAAATTGCAGAACCAGTAGCTGCATGGTTAGCAGTGAAATTACAATTTGACACAGTACCAGTATTCTGGAAGTAAACTGCACCACCATCAACAGTTGCATGGTTGTTAGTAAAATTACAATTTGTCACATTACCTTCACCATTGAATCTAATAGCACCACCATAGTATGCTTCGTTATCAGTAAAATTACAATTTGTCACATTACCTTCACCATTGAATCTAATAGCACCACCATAGTATGCTTCGTTATCAGTAAAATTACAATTTGTTACATTACCATTATCATAGAAGTAAATTGCTCCTCCAATGTATGTTGCTTTGTTATTAGTAAAATTACAATTTGACACAGTACCAGTATTCTGGAAGTAAACTGCACCACCATAAGAGTAAGTACCAGTTGCCTTGTTGTCAGTAAAATTACAATTTGTCACATTACCAGTACCTACGAAGTAAACTGCACCACCATCAAGAGATGCTTGGTTATCAGTAAAATTACAATTTTCAACAGTACCAGAATACATGAATATGGCGCCACCGTCACCATTGGTAGCAGTGTTATTAGTAAAATTACAATTTGACACAGTACCAGAATTCATTCGGATAGCACCACCCCAACTATTAGAACCAGTTGCAGTATTGCCAGTAAAATTACAATTTTTTACTTCACCAGTATCAAAGAAGTAAACTGCTCCACCATTGTATGCTTCGTTATCAGTAAAATTACAATTTAACACAGTACCAGTATTCTGGAAGTAAACTGCACCGCCATTATTGGAAGCAGTTGCGTTTGTAAAGGTAATGTTATTTAACACCACATTTCCTGAGGTGACCTTGAAGATTCTTGCCTTTTGCAGAGCATTGATTGTGTAGCCGTTACCGTTGATTGTGATTGGCTTGTCAATGACAATGCCGTCGGTGAGATTTTCATCCATGCCTATGGTGAATGTGTAGCTGCGGTTTAAGGTGAGCACTGAATTTGCATCAGCCCTATTGATGAGGCTTTGCAATATGTTGAAATCACCCATACCTTTAGTGAATGTATCGTTCTTTTCAGCGTATGTGTAATAGCTGTCATCGAGATGATATGCATTATACTTGTATTTCCCGTTGCTTAGTTTACTTAAGTCATATATGGCTTGGCCGTTATCGTCAGTTACCAGAGTAACGTTATCAACTAAACTGTCAGAATCATAAATTTCAAGAGTGATGTTTTGACCAGCTTCCTTATTGGATCTTGAAGGTTTGATAGCGGAACTTCCAGTAGTTGCGATTCCGTTTGCACTCCAATAAGTAACATTGGTAAAGGTAACTTCAGCATCATATCTGGAATAGATTGCGTTTAAAAGGTTATCGTTACCTGTTAAAGTAATTGTAATATTGTTATCATTTTTAGTTACTTCTAAAGTTTCTGCATTTGCCCTATTGTTTAAGAAAGTAGAATCAGAAACAGTTAAAGTATCTGAAGAATCCCATTTGTAGAAGTAAATTGCAGAACCCGTAGTAGCATTATTACCAGTAAAATTACAATTTGTTACATCACCATTACCAACAAAGTAAACAGCACCACCATCAGAACCAGCAGTGTTATTAGTAAAATTACAATTTGTCACTTCACCATTCTCGCTAAAGTAAACCGCACCCCCCAAATCAGCAGTGTTATCAGTAAAATTACAATTTTCAACAGTACCATGAATAAAGAAACAAACTGCACCACCATTACTGATACTACCAGTTGCTTCGTTAACATTAAAATTACAATTTGACACAGTACCATCAAAAGATCTAAACATAATGGCTCCACCATAACTCTCATAACCATTTATTTTGTTACCTGTAAAATTACAATTTGTTACTGTAGGAGCAGGATCACGATTATTAAAGAAAATAGCACC
This genomic interval from uncultured Methanobrevibacter sp. contains the following:
- a CDS encoding right-handed parallel beta-helix repeat-containing protein, which gives rise to MEYRKSMIIIMLAIFLLSITSVSASEVNDAAMTDGNADQMEMSSDSAVDGGNAILAQVIDDEGVSAQTDSPTLSESTGYYSDLRKDIENGGNLTKSYYWNSGGDTIEITTPGMVINGKGAVIDMGSSKIQAFKVSASGVTFKNLTIKNARYDGGNGGAIYFNSDASSGNVENCNFTDIRLYNQGMGGAIYFSSNGNVTNCNFINNKATLDDSKGGAIYMGSGTVTNCNFMDNYAINEGGAVYFLNQGIVENCNFNVNEAGSNGGAIWMGSGSVENSSFADNTAGSDGGAIFFNNRDPAPTVTNCNFTGNKINGYESYGGAIMFRSFDGTVSNCNFNVNEATGSISNGGAVCFFIHGTVENCNFTDNTADLGGAVYFSENGEVTNCNFTNNTAGSDGGAVYFVGNGDVTNCNFTGNNATTGSAIYFYKWDSSDTLTVSDSTFLNNRANAETLEVTKNDNNITITLTGNDNLLNAIYSRYDAEVTFTNVTYWSANGIATTGSSAIKPSRSNKEAGQNITLEIYDSDSLVDNVTLVTDDNGQAIYDLSKLSNGKYKYNAYHLDDSYYTYAEKNDTFTKGMGDFNILQSLINRADANSVLTLNRSYTFTIGMDENLTDGIVIDKPITINGNGYTINALQKARIFKVTSGNVVLNNITFTNATASNNGGAVYFQNTGTVLNCNFTDNEAYNGGAVYFFDTGEVKNCNFTGNTATGSNSWGGAIRMNSGTVSNCNFTNNTATNGDGGAIFMYSGTVENCNFTDNQASLDGGAVYFVGTGNVTNCNFTDNKATGTYSYGGAVYFQNTGTVSNCNFTNNKATYIGGAIYFYDNGNVTNCNFTDNEAYYGGAIRFNGEGNVTNCNFTDNEAYYGGAIRFNGEGNVTNCNFTNNHATVDGGAVYFQNTGTVSNCNFTANHAATGSAIYFYGTSATKTVSNSRFLNNRANAETLEVIKNDNN